CGCTCTCACTAACATTCGGATTATTCGTCAAGTAGCCCGAAATCCATTCGCATCCATAGTCGATTAGTTGATCTAGCCCTAAGTCTGGCTTCAAATTCCACAGAATGGCTGTCTTGTCATTGCTTGCTGAGGCGAGTATCTGACCATCGGGGCTAAAATCTAGCGCATTAACCTGATCGTTATGTCCGTGTAAAGTTTTCTTAAACGTACCGTCTAGATTCGGTTCTTGCGTACTTAGCGTGCTAAATATGTTGAAAAATAAGCTTGAACTCCTTGCTGGGATAAGATGACAGCCATTATTTACTGCCTTTTAGGTCTGATGATTAAAATTTTGGCTATAAGCGCCTGTAAGCCTTGATTTTAAAACAAAGTTATCGACTGTAATTAAAAATTTAGCACGTTAAGTACGCAAGAACCGGATACGCCAAGTTTTATTATCCTCCCTGAGTTTAGGAATAAGTCCAGCTTTCACCAAACTAGATTTACCCGTTCCCGAAGCACCTAAAACTAATGTTACTTGTTGCTTGTTATCAACTACTTTCTCGTAAAGCTTTTGAATTTGTTCTTCTCTACCAAAGAACAAATCACCGTCTTTTTCATCATAGGATTGCAATCCTTTGTATGGATTATTTTCTGGGTTACGTGGTGGTGCATCTTCCAATTTATCTCGGTCAAACTCATGGGAGAGAAAAATGAATTCCCCTTTGCGATGTTTCTTCAGTGGACACAAACTAGGGGTTTGACGCTGGTACTGGGTTTCTGTAAGAATTTCCACCTGATCGCGCAAATATGAGTAAAGCTCAGTTGCGGTGATGATACCATCTTGATTCCAGTCTGCAGCTTTCCCAAGTAAAGCATCAAACAGAGCTTTGGCAAAAGGAGAATGATCTTCGTTCCCGTCTTTTACTATTCCTCGTGAACCCAAAGAATCCAAGGCTTTCTGATCATCAGCTGCTGAAGTAATTACTTGCCAAGCGCGATCGCTAATAAAGCGGTCGTAG
The Gloeotrichia echinulata CP02 DNA segment above includes these coding regions:
- a CDS encoding caspase family protein, giving the protein MSTYNEFSRNFAVIIGINNYQNSIKELKTAVPDALKLAEIIKNQHLTLKAQYQAQNKYEVKLVLNQDASLSQLNQLIADFKTGQISFDHEKVTVTKDDRLLFYFAGHGIAKDALENQDGPVGYFIPQDASNDSSTWIPMQELHDALKELDCRHMLAILDCCFAGAFRWASLKREIVPKFKVYKERYDRFISDRAWQVITSAADDQKALDSLGSRGIVKDGNEDHSPFAKALFDALLGKAADWNQDGIITATELYSYLRDQVEILTETQYQRQTPSLCPLKKHRKGEFIFLSHEFDRDKLEDAPPRNPENNPYKGLQSYDEKDGDLFFGREEQIQKLYEKVVDNKQQVTLVLGASGTGKSSLVKAGLIPKLREDNKTWRIRFLRT